The following proteins are co-located in the Leptospira weilii genome:
- the purH gene encoding bifunctional phosphoribosylaminoimidazolecarboxamide formyltransferase/IMP cyclohydrolase: MIQIKRALISVSDKSGLVEFAQFLNRNGVEIISTGGTLKLLKDNGIDAIAIDDYTGFPEILDGRVKTLHPKVHGGLLGVVSNPAHKQKMEELKIPKIDLVVVNLYPFLNTVSKPEVRLEEAIENIDIGGPSMIRSAAKNYKHTLVLTDPNDYKEIQTLISSGGISEEVASSYMRKAFSHTAMYDTAISSWFNKQAGDVFPDILNLSFLKKQKLRYGENPHQAASFYEPLFVKSDFSPLQGKELSFNNMLDFDAAFHISSLLPENTVCIIKHLNPCGIAYADDPLEAFQLARRTDPISAFGGVIGIKGIVNGELATVITENFVEGVIAQKFTPDALDIFSKKPNIRLIEIEDFKEALDELDLRPIHHGLLIQERDYTTITEKDLKVVTKKQPTPDDIRGLMFAWSCVRFIKSNAIVYTEENATLGIGAGQMSRVDSVQLGANKALNVGLSVVGSYVASDAFFPFRDGIDALAKAGAKAIIQPGGSVRDPEVIQAADEHGLIMVFTGMRHFRH, translated from the coding sequence ATGATACAAATCAAAAGAGCCCTGATCTCCGTCAGTGATAAATCCGGTTTAGTAGAGTTTGCACAATTTTTAAATCGAAACGGTGTAGAAATCATTTCGACCGGCGGAACCTTAAAGCTTCTGAAAGACAATGGAATCGATGCGATCGCGATTGACGATTACACTGGTTTTCCGGAAATTTTAGATGGAAGAGTCAAAACCCTCCATCCGAAAGTACATGGAGGTCTTCTCGGAGTCGTTTCCAATCCGGCTCACAAACAAAAAATGGAAGAATTAAAAATTCCTAAAATAGATTTGGTAGTCGTTAACTTGTATCCGTTTTTAAACACGGTTTCCAAACCCGAAGTACGATTGGAAGAAGCGATCGAAAATATTGATATAGGCGGGCCTTCGATGATTCGAAGCGCAGCTAAGAATTACAAACACACACTCGTTCTCACCGATCCGAATGATTATAAGGAAATACAAACTCTGATTTCATCTGGAGGAATTTCGGAAGAAGTGGCCTCGAGTTATATGAGAAAAGCGTTTTCTCATACTGCGATGTATGATACCGCGATTTCATCCTGGTTCAACAAACAAGCAGGGGACGTATTTCCGGATATCCTCAATCTTTCCTTCTTAAAAAAACAAAAACTTAGATATGGGGAAAACCCTCATCAAGCCGCGTCCTTTTACGAACCCCTTTTTGTGAAGAGCGATTTTTCTCCTTTGCAAGGAAAGGAATTGTCGTTCAACAATATGCTGGACTTCGACGCGGCGTTTCATATCTCAAGCCTGCTTCCAGAAAACACGGTCTGTATCATCAAACATCTCAATCCTTGCGGGATCGCATACGCGGACGATCCTTTGGAAGCGTTTCAGCTTGCGAGAAGAACCGACCCGATTTCAGCATTCGGCGGAGTAATCGGAATCAAAGGAATCGTAAACGGAGAATTGGCGACCGTTATCACGGAAAACTTCGTGGAAGGAGTGATCGCTCAAAAGTTCACTCCGGACGCCCTGGACATCTTTTCTAAAAAGCCGAATATCCGTCTGATCGAAATCGAAGATTTCAAAGAGGCGCTCGACGAATTGGATCTAAGACCGATCCATCACGGTTTGCTCATACAAGAACGGGATTATACTACGATTACGGAAAAAGATCTAAAAGTAGTTACTAAAAAACAACCTACGCCCGATGATATTCGTGGTTTGATGTTTGCTTGGTCTTGTGTTCGTTTTATCAAATCCAATGCGATCGTTTATACGGAGGAAAACGCAACCCTCGGAATCGGCGCGGGACAAATGTCCAGAGTCGACTCGGTGCAATTAGGTGCCAACAAGGCATTAAACGTCGGTTTATCCGTAGTCGGTTCTTATGTCGCAAGTGACGCGTTCTTTCCGTTTAGAGACGGAATCGACGCACTCGCAAAAGCGGGCGCTAAAGCGATCATCCAACCGGGAGGTTCGGTTCGGGATCCGGAGGTCATTCAAGCCGCCGACGAACACGGACTCATTATGGTCTTTACGGGGATGAGGCATTTCAGGCACTGA